The genomic segment CAAGAAACGCACAGGTTAAAACATTGCCCTTATTTGGTCGACCTCCTGCATTAACGAGAGGTCGTTCTTCATATCCACTTTTACTTTTTCACAAGAGTGCATCACTGTAGTGTGGTCTCTTCCCCCCATCTTTTGCCCGATTGTGGGGTAAGAAATATTAAAGTCCTCCCGGAGAATAAACATTGCAATCTGGCGAGGCTTCACCACCTCTTTCCTTCTTGTTTTTTCATAAACAAAGCTCTCTTCAATACTATAAAAATCACAAACAACTTTGACTATCTCTTTTACAGACAGGATTTTCTTCGGCTTTGAGGTGTTCTTAATAAACGGCTTAATCTCATTAAGGGTTAGATTCCTGTTTTTGAGTTGAGATTGGCAGATAATGCCGTTCAATAAACCCTCAAGCTCTCGAATATTGCCCTGCACTGAGGAGGCGAGGTAGTCGATAATTTCCTCAGGAGGAAAAAAGTTTTGGGAAGCTGCTTTAGCGCGCAGAATGGCGAGGCGAGACTCATATTCCGGCTCTTGCACATCAACAATCATTCCTGCACTAAAACGAGACTTCAAGCGAGACTCAAGCGCAGGGATGTAGTTTGGGTGCTTATCGGATGAAAAAACAATTTGTTTGTTGTTGTGGTAAAGCTCGTTAAATATATGAAACAGCTCCTCTTGGGTCTTTTCTTTGTTTGAAAGGAACTGGATGTCGTCCATAATGAGGAGGTCGTAGTTGCGGTATTTGTTTTTGAATATGACCATTGCTTTTGATCCTTGCCCGACAGAGTTTATATAGTCGACAGAAAACTTTTCAGAAGTTGTATAAAAAACACGCTTTGTCGGGTGGTTTTTTTTGACCTCATTTCCAATCGCTTGAATAAGGTGAGTCTTTCCCAGACCGGTACTTCCATAAATAAAGAGGGGGTTATAAACATTTGTGCCGACCTTTTTTAAAATTGCCTGTGACGCGGTGTATGCGAGCTCATTAAAAGAGCCAATAATGAAATTCGAAAAGGTGTAGCGTTGGTTTAAACCGTCTTCGCGGTTAATGTAAAGATTTGCAAGTGGGAGCTCCCCTGTTTGTTGTTCTGCTTGGGGAAGAAGTGCTTTTTTGTCTGTTTTTTTATCTTCAATTTTAC from the Candidatus Paceibacterota bacterium genome contains:
- the dnaA gene encoding chromosomal replication initiator protein DnaA, with the translated sequence MQNPVSTIENSQLWEKTLFELEADLSRANFSTWFKNTTIIKQDDGIVVVGVPNEFVKDWLQNKFHKMILRSLRNLSENIRGIEYSVCKIEDKKTDKKALLPQAEQQTGELPLANLYINREDGLNQRYTFSNFIIGSFNELAYTASQAILKKVGTNVYNPLFIYGSTGLGKTHLIQAIGNEVKKNHPTKRVFYTTSEKFSVDYINSVGQGSKAMVIFKNKYRNYDLLIMDDIQFLSNKEKTQEELFHIFNELYHNNKQIVFSSDKHPNYIPALESRLKSRFSAGMIVDVQEPEYESRLAILRAKAASQNFFPPEEIIDYLASSVQGNIRELEGLLNGIICQSQLKNRNLTLNEIKPFIKNTSKPKKILSVKEIVKVVCDFYSIEESFVYEKTRRKEVVKPRQIAMFILREDFNISYPTIGQKMGGRDHTTVMHSCEKVKVDMKNDLSLMQEVDQIRAMF